One segment of Desulfosudis oleivorans Hxd3 DNA contains the following:
- a CDS encoding serine/threonine protein kinase, whose amino-acid sequence MAKKPITFDTPFDTYTSSGVIGEGGAGRVYIVNNSAGKEYALKCLAPERINTERLKRFKNEMQYCQRNNHQNIIRLIDTGAIFIKDVKCPFYVMRRYSGTLRTIMGKLKTDAILPLFSQILDGIEAAHLAGVWHRDLKPENILYDQRKNRLVLADFGIAHFEEEEIYTAVETRIASRMANFQYSAPEQRTRSVKIDNRADIFPLGLILNEMFTGEILQGAGYKKISDTSGNHAYLDDLVEMMTQQNPANRPDSIAKIKMELIGRRNAFVALQKYDESKKQVVSAAEPPEFEPIQIVGLDYESGILKLQLNRNVPPGWEQEFQNPRGGHQFIIGYGPERFNIRGDTASIGIRDNESTIQKVVDHAKNYVAAANQGYIQQEKQRARQESQHKRAELERQIVESEKRKNILSNIKL is encoded by the coding sequence ATGGCCAAAAAACCAATAACCTTCGACACACCTTTTGACACCTACACTTCTTCTGGCGTCATTGGTGAGGGAGGCGCGGGGCGGGTGTATATTGTCAATAATAGTGCTGGGAAAGAATACGCTCTAAAATGCCTTGCCCCTGAGCGTATTAACACAGAACGCCTAAAGCGATTTAAAAACGAAATGCAGTACTGCCAGCGTAACAATCATCAAAATATCATTAGATTAATCGATACCGGCGCAATATTCATTAAAGATGTAAAATGTCCATTCTATGTCATGAGGAGGTACTCCGGCACATTAAGAACGATAATGGGAAAGCTGAAGACGGACGCAATACTACCCTTGTTTTCACAAATATTGGATGGCATTGAGGCTGCACATCTTGCAGGAGTTTGGCACAGAGACTTAAAACCAGAAAACATCCTCTATGACCAACGTAAAAATCGTTTGGTACTTGCAGATTTTGGAATCGCCCACTTTGAAGAAGAAGAAATCTATACTGCTGTCGAAACAAGAATAGCCAGTCGAATGGCAAATTTTCAATATTCTGCCCCTGAGCAAAGAACAAGAAGTGTAAAAATTGACAATCGAGCCGATATTTTCCCACTTGGATTGATCCTTAATGAAATGTTTACAGGGGAAATATTGCAGGGTGCCGGCTATAAAAAAATCTCTGACACATCTGGTAACCATGCTTATTTAGACGACCTTGTTGAGATGATGACCCAGCAAAATCCAGCAAATCGTCCAGATTCGATTGCAAAAATCAAAATGGAACTTATTGGCCGGAGAAATGCTTTTGTTGCTTTGCAAAAATATGATGAATCAAAGAAACAAGTTGTCAGTGCCGCTGAGCCTCCAGAATTTGAGCCGATCCAGATCGTAGGTCTTGATTATGAGTCTGGCATCCTAAAACTACAATTGAACCGAAATGTACCACCTGGGTGGGAGCAGGAATTCCAGAATCCTCGAGGAGGCCATCAGTTCATTATAGGATATGGTCCTGAACGATTTAATATTCGTGGGGACACAGCGTCAATTGGTATACGTGATAATGAAAGTACTATTCAAAAAGTAGTTGACCATGCAAAAAATTACGTGGCCGCAGCGAACCAAGGCTATATACAACAGGAGAAGCAAAGGGCAAGGCAAGAAAGTCAGCATAAAAGAGCTGAACTTGAGAGACAAATCGTAGAATCAGAAAAACGAAAAAATATACTTTCGAATATAAAATTATAA
- a CDS encoding peroxiredoxin family protein, which yields MKNLEGKPAVFFSLDDINGHTIRLDDYQGNWLLMVFHRHLGULPCRAHLTQLREHDADFDRLNVKIVVVTFEPDFASINYIKETALTWPLIVDENRGLYKSYGMDEASFLDIWGPKTWLAYTKAIIKGQKLKKSDADIRQRGGDVLIDPEGIVRMHHVGAGPGGRPGVEKILKTIKAQDKIRKHKAS from the coding sequence ATGAAAAATCTTGAAGGAAAGCCTGCCGTTTTTTTCAGCCTTGACGACATCAACGGGCATACCATCCGTCTTGACGACTACCAGGGGAACTGGCTGTTGATGGTGTTTCACCGCCATCTTGGCTGACTGCCCTGCCGGGCACACCTCACGCAGTTGCGTGAGCATGACGCAGACTTTGACAGGCTGAATGTGAAAATCGTTGTGGTTACATTTGAACCCGACTTTGCATCCATAAATTACATAAAAGAGACCGCCCTGACATGGCCGCTTATTGTTGATGAAAATCGGGGGCTGTATAAAAGTTATGGGATGGATGAAGCTTCTTTTCTGGATATCTGGGGGCCAAAAACATGGCTGGCCTACACAAAGGCGATTATTAAGGGGCAGAAACTTAAAAAATCAGATGCTGATATTCGACAGCGGGGCGGGGATGTGCTGATCGACCCGGAGGGTATTGTGCGGATGCATCATGTGGGCGCGGGGCCGGGGGGCCGGCCCGGTGTTGAAAAAATTCTTAAAACGATAAAAGCGCAGGATAAGATACGAAAGCATAAGGCGTCATGA
- a CDS encoding uracil-DNA glycosylase, translated as MTTPQQITARKVCHLLDQVARTLQFYTDSGRNGIDCSREALTMATQWDRPGCLAPDPGTAVRQGCDQCPLASAGPSPVHGRGPSLARLMVVSDSPLGAGDPFSGNEGELFTRILLAMKLAPDRVFVTAMVRCPVPENAKPAPRALVACRAFLEEEIRKVKPTVIWVMGETAAQALLGADDPLDHLRGRFHDYQNIPVMPTWHPRDILSDPSLKRPVWDDVQQIMKFL; from the coding sequence ATGACAACCCCGCAACAAATCACTGCCCGGAAAGTTTGCCACCTGCTCGACCAGGTGGCCCGGACCCTTCAATTTTATACGGATTCCGGCAGGAATGGCATTGATTGCAGCCGGGAGGCCCTTACAATGGCAACACAGTGGGACCGGCCCGGCTGCCTGGCGCCGGACCCGGGCACCGCGGTCCGACAGGGGTGCGACCAGTGCCCTCTTGCATCCGCCGGCCCCAGCCCGGTCCATGGCCGGGGGCCCTCACTGGCCCGGCTCATGGTGGTCAGCGACTCACCCCTGGGGGCCGGGGATCCGTTTTCCGGCAATGAGGGTGAGCTGTTTACCCGCATTCTTTTGGCCATGAAACTGGCTCCGGACCGGGTGTTTGTCACGGCCATGGTCCGTTGCCCCGTGCCTGAAAACGCGAAGCCCGCGCCCCGGGCCCTGGTTGCCTGCCGCGCTTTTCTGGAAGAAGAGATCCGCAAGGTCAAGCCAACCGTGATCTGGGTGATGGGAGAGACCGCGGCCCAGGCCCTTCTTGGCGCGGACGACCCCCTGGACCATCTGCGGGGCCGGTTTCACGACTATCAGAATATTCCTGTCATGCCGACCTGGCATCCCCGGGACATCCTGTCCGACCCCTCCCTCAAACGCCCGGTGTGGGACGATGTCCAGCAAATCATGAAGTTCCTGTAA
- a CDS encoding ATP-binding protein, translated as MKIVICGKGGSGKSSVVATLARALAAENLTVLVVDCDESNTGLHRLLGLDRPVNLLDHLGGKKAFKQKMNQALPDANDPLLGGRLSIDTLPPDCVSKNGRIHLAAVGKIHEAGEGCACPMGMLSKNVLSRLDMTGDQVVIIDTEAGIEHFGRGVDGGCDLILGVVDPSFESFELAGRIAAMAGALATEFAFILNKVDDRSAAVMADHVDENRIIARLPFSDDLFMSSLKGAPLNSDMPEIAPVCDLIKNRLGRRTSC; from the coding sequence ATGAAAATTGTTATATGCGGCAAGGGCGGCAGCGGCAAGAGTTCGGTTGTGGCCACGCTGGCCCGGGCACTGGCGGCAGAAAACCTCACGGTGCTGGTGGTGGATTGCGACGAATCCAACACCGGCCTTCACCGCCTGCTGGGCCTTGACCGGCCCGTGAACCTGCTGGACCACCTCGGCGGTAAAAAGGCGTTCAAACAGAAAATGAACCAGGCCCTGCCCGATGCCAACGATCCCCTGCTGGGGGGCCGGCTTTCCATTGATACCCTGCCGCCGGACTGCGTGTCCAAAAACGGGCGCATTCACCTGGCGGCCGTGGGCAAAATTCACGAGGCCGGTGAAGGGTGCGCCTGCCCCATGGGCATGCTTTCCAAGAACGTGCTTTCCCGGCTGGACATGACCGGCGACCAGGTGGTGATCATCGACACCGAGGCCGGCATTGAGCATTTCGGCCGGGGCGTGGACGGCGGCTGCGACCTGATCCTGGGTGTGGTGGACCCGAGCTTTGAGTCCTTTGAACTGGCCGGCCGGATCGCCGCCATGGCCGGGGCACTTGCCACCGAGTTTGCCTTTATTCTAAACAAAGTGGACGACCGGTCCGCCGCTGTTATGGCGGACCATGTGGACGAAAACCGTATTATCGCCCGCCTTCCCTTCAGCGACGATCTGTTCATGAGCAGCCTGAAGGGAGCGCCCCTGAATAGCGACATGCCGGAGATCGCACCGGTGTGCGACCTGATTAAGAACAGACTGGGCAGGAGAACTTCATGTTAG